In a genomic window of Apteryx mantelli isolate bAptMan1 chromosome 2, bAptMan1.hap1, whole genome shotgun sequence:
- the BHLHE22 gene encoding class E basic helix-loop-helix protein 22, translating to MERALGLPAEEDLFHKSLAASAKRMESAFRSPPGLDLSHPRDRQPSPLACYEAAEPEALLQPGVGGDPLALPPGSVCVKYGESASRSSVAESSGGEQSPDDDSDGRCELVLRGAGGDPRAASPAAGGGGGGGGGGLKAAEGGCSNSHGHGGSKKSKEQKALRLNINARERRRMHDLNDALDELRAVIPYAHSPSVRKLSKIATLLLAKNYILMQAQALEEMRRLVAYLNQGQAISAASLPSSAAAAAAAAAALHPALGAYEQAAGYPFSAGLPPATSCPEKCAIFNSVSSSLCKQCTEKP from the coding sequence ATGGAGCGGGCGCTGGGGCTGCCCGCAGAAGAGGACTTGTTCCACAAGAGCCTCGCCGCCTCGGCCAAGCGCATGGAGTCCGCCTTCCGCTCGCCCCCGGGGCTCGACCTCTCGCACCCCCGCGACCGCCAGCCCTCGCCGCTCGCCTGCTACGAGGCGGCCGAGCCCGAGGCGCTGCTGCAGCCCGGCGTCGGCGGCGACCCGCTGGCGCTGCCGCCGGGTTCCGTGTGCGTCAAGTACGGCGAGAGCGCCAGCCGCAGCTCGGTGGCCGAGAGCAGCGGCGGCGAGCAGAGCCCCGACGACGACAGCGACGGCCGCTGCGAGCTGGTGctgcgcggcgccgggggggacCCGCGGGCCGCctcgccggcggcgggcggcggcggcggcggggggggcggggggctgaAGGCGGCCGAGGGCGGCTGCTCCAACAGCCACGGGCACGGCGGCAGCAAGAAGTCCAAGGAGCAGAAGGCGCTGCGCCTCAACATCAAcgcgcgggagcggcggcggatGCACGACCTCAACGACGCGCTGGACGAGCTGCGGGCCGTCATCCCCTACGCGCACAGCCCCTCGGTGCGGAAGCTCTCCAAGATCGCCACGCTCCTCCTGGCCAAGAACTACATCCTCATGCAGGCGCAGGCCCTGGAGGAGATGCGGCGCCTCGTGGCTTATCTCAACCAGGGCCAGGCCATCTCGGCCGCCTCGCTGCCCAgctccgccgccgcggcggccgcggcggccgcggcgctgcatCCCGCCCTCGGGGCCTACGAGCAGGCGGCCGGCTACCCCTTCAGCGCCGGGCTGCCGCCCGCCACCTCCTGCCCGGAGAAATGTGCCATTTTCAACAGCGTCTCCTCCAGCCTCTGCAAACAGTGCACGGAGAAGCCttaa